Proteins encoded by one window of Anopheles maculipalpis chromosome 2RL, idAnoMacuDA_375_x, whole genome shotgun sequence:
- the LOC126556799 gene encoding liprin-alpha-1 isoform X4, with protein MWNMMCDVMPTISEDTISQRSSQFSGEDANFEQLMVSMLDERDKLMDSLRETQQRMADMEMKIQEVEKERDSLQRQIAANLPQEFSTLTKELTQARETLLERDEEIGELKAERNNTRLLLEHLECLVSRHERSLRMTVVKRQAASQSGVSSEVEVLKALKSLFEHHKALDEKVRERLRISLEKNNELEEELNQTKEELQQYKSGVLSNQSDPSLDSSSEKKDALKNGEAGEMIDYSAKTHELQTIIEKQTAELSQWQRRVSDLNTKINEMEENMCKLQKEYTKSQEACVKLQRDLRENVAQKEDQEERIATLEKRYLNAQRESTSLHDLNEKLEQELRHKEAQLKLQEGKIAAIQEKLELSDQKLAQFSKLPEMEEQLKARMEALTQVGKQAQERHGSAEDRITRLENSVEEKNAEVMRLNQRLKMNEEHNQRLSSTVDKLLAESNDRLQVHLKERMTALEEKNTLTQELDKARKYAEELCQEKSDMLKEIAKNRLEMETFKRQILQQEIAYNIQQTEALTRSLSPNAVGNASANSGFSRSGSATFSTHSLRRNKSTLEEEHFNRSMAEQDWNKLQHMTNAQVFDGGVLDGGADEADNLFGTGDIISPTGHTDAQTLAIMLQEQLDAINNEIRLIQEEKQSTEARAEELESRVGSLEHMNLLARGRSMDRQSPPLSGSSTPNSPNRDYLQKYHTLAHLQSELQHDDMGNADHDMSAGGIGGGDTSSGGTISPATARTMRLERFALALAHSQEELKRRSQGVVHGSEFPSESRNHFVPSNTYGMSPLNSRHGSQESLKHLSMVSSLSSLQTPTASRGGDAVSAAQKKKGIKSSLGRFFSKKEKVKGVKDSSMPDGSTSMMSMSGLSLISDIDSTYDNISVSGYKPPGKSNPIDYTRQKKKEHDYRHDLLGEAMKAGTPFALWNGPTIVAWLELWVGMPAWYVAACRANVKSGAIMSALSDTEIQREIGISNPLHRLKLRLAIQEMVSLTSPSAPQTTRTTLAFGDMNHEWIGNYWLPSLGLPQYRTTFMECLVDARMLDHLNKKDLRGQLKMVDSFHRTSLQYGISCLKRLNYDRTALEERRKASENSLSDVLVWTNDRTMRWVQSVGLKEYANNLLESGIHGALIALDESFDANSMALALQIPTQNTQARQILGTEFNKLLELSTERRTDRDSIKS; from the exons ATGTGGAACATGATGTGCGACGTGATGCCGACGATCTCGGAGGACACCATCTCCCAGCGGTCGTCCCAGTTCAGCGGCGAGGATGCCAACTTCGAGCAGCTGATGGTGTCGATGCTGGACGAGCGGGACAAGCTGATGGACAGCTTGCGCGAAACCCAGCAGCGGATGGCGGACATGGAGATGAAAAtccaggaggtggaaaagGAGCGGGACAGTCTGCAGCGCCAGATTGCGGCCAACTTACCACAG GAATTCTCGACACTAACCAAAGAGCTAACGCAGGCCCGCGAGACGCTGCTCGAACGAGATGAAGAAATCGGAGAGCTGAAGGCGGAACGGAATAATACCAGG CTCCTGTTGGAACATCTCGAGTGTCTAGTGTCCCGGCACGAGCGTTCGTTACGCATGACGGTGGTGAAGCGGCAGGCGGCATCCCAGAGCGGCGTGTCAAGCGAGGTGGAGGTGTTGAAGGCCCTAAAGAGTTTGTTCGAGCACCACAAGGCGTTGGATGAGAAG GTTCGCGAACGGCTCCGAATATCGTTAGAGAAAAACAATGAGCTGGAAGAGGAACTCAACCAAACCAAAGAGGAG CTTCAACAATACAAATCCGGCGTATTGTCTAACCAATCGGATCCCTCGTTGGACAGTAGCAGTGAAAAGAAG GACGCTTTGAAAAATGGTGAAGCGGGAGAAATGATCGATTACAGTGCGAAAACGCACGAGCTTCAAACGATCATCGAGAAGCAGACGGCCGAACTTTCCCAGTGGCAGAGGCGGGTGTCCGATCTCAACACCAAGATCAACGAGATGGAGGAGAACATGTGCAAGCTGCAGAAGGAGTATACCAAATCGCAGGAAGCGTGCGTGAAGCTGCAGCGCGATCTGCGCGAAAACGTTGCCCAGAAGGAGGACCAAGAGGAACGTATCGCCACGCTCGAGAAGCGCTATCTGAATGCACAGCGCGAATCCACCTCGTTGCACGATCTAAACGAAAAGCTTGAACAGGAATTGCGCCACAAGGAGGCTCAACTGAAG CTGCAAGAAGGCAAGATAGCAGCGATACAAGAGAAGCTTGAACTATCGGACCAAAAGTTGGCCCAGTTTTCGAAGTTGCCCGAAATGGAGGAGCAGCTGAAGGCTCGTATGGAAGCCCTAACACAGGTAGGCAAGCAG GCACAAGAGCGGCACGGTTCCGCGGAGGACAGGATCACGCGGCTGGAGAACAGTGTGGAGGAAAAGAATGCGGAAGTGATGCGTCTGAATCAAAGACTGAAGATGAACGAGGAGCACAATCAGCGGCTATCGTCGACGGTGGACAAACTGTTGGCCGAGTCGAACGATCGGCTGCAGGTCCATTTGAAGGAACGCATGACGGCACTGGAGGAGAAAAATACGCTCACGCAAGAGCTCGACAAGGCGCGCAAGTACGCCGAGGAGCTGTGCCAGGAGAAATCCGATATGCTCAAGGAGATCGCCAAAAACCGGCTAGAGATGGAAACGTTCAAGCGTCAAATTTTGCAACAG GAAATTGCGTACAACATCCAGCAAACGGAAGCACTTACCAGAAGCTTATCACCAAACGCGGTCGGCAATGCGTCGGCAAACAGTGGCTTTTCGCGCAGCGGTTCGGCCACCTTCAGCACGCACAGTTTGCGGAGGAACAAATCGACGCTCGAGGAGGAACACTTTAACCGCTCGATGGCGGAACAGGACTGGAACAAACTGCAGCACATGACCAATGCACAAGTATTTGACGGAGGTGTGCTGGATGGCGGCGCGGACGAAGCGGACAATCTGTTCGGCACGGGCGACATTATCTCACCGACCGGGCACACCGATGCACAAACACTGGCCATCATGCTTCAGGAGCAGCTGGACGCAATCAATAATGAAATCAG GTTAATACAGGAGGAAAAGCAGTCCACGGAGGCACGAGCAGAGGAGCTAGAATCTCGTGTCGGCAGCTTAGAGCACATGAATCTTCTAGCCCGCGGACGGTCCATGGATCGCCAGAGTCCACCGCTTAGTGGTAGCAGCACACCAAACAGTCCAAACCGGGACTATCTTCAAAAGTATCACACG CTGGCGCATCTTCAGTCGGAATTGCAGCACGATGACATGGGCAACGCAGATCACGACATGTCGGCAGGTGGTATTGGTGGAGGTGACACTAGTTCAGGAGGAACCATATCTCCGGCCACCGCACGCACGATGCGACTGGAACGTTTCGCACTAGCACTAGCTCACAGCCAAGAGGAGTTAAAACG ACGATCGCAAGGAGTCGTGCATGGATCGGAATTTCCGAGCGAGTCCAG GAACCATTTTGTACCCAGTAATACGTACGGAATGTCACCGCTCAATTCACGCCATGGAAGCCAGGAATCGTTGAAACACTTAAGTATGGTTAGCTCACTAAGTTCTCTGCAAACGCCAACCGCCAGCCGGGGAGGAGATGCCGTATCGGCGgcacagaagaagaagggcATCAAGTCCAGTTTGGGACGGTTCTTTAGTAAAAAGGAGAAG GTTAAGGGCGTTAAGGATTCCTCTATGCCAGACGGTTCTACCAGCATGATGTCCATGAGTGGGCTATCGCTTATCAGCGACATTGATTCCACGTACGATAATATCAGCGTATCTGGCTACAAACCACCGGGCAAGTCGAATCCGATCGATTACACCcggcagaagaaaaa GGAACACGACTACAGACACGATCTGCTGGGTGAAGCGATGAAAGCTGGCACACCGTTCGCACTGTGGAACGGACCAACGATCGTGGCCTGGCTGGAGCTGTGGGTCGGTATGCCGGCCTGGTATGTGGCGGCTTGCCGTGCCAACGTGAAATCTGGTGCCATCATGAGCGCGCTGAGCGATACGGAGATACAGCGTGAAATCGGTATCAGCAATCCACTGCACCGGCTAAAACTACGTCTTGCCATACAGGAAATGGTGTCTCTGACGTCACCATCGGCCCCACAAACTACACGAACAACGCTGGCATTTG GAGACATGAATCACGAATGGATAGGAAACTATTGGTTGCCTAGCTTGGGTCTACCTCAGTACCGTACGACGTTCATGGAGTGTCTGGTGGACGCTCGCATGCTCGATCACCTCAATAAAAAGGACCTGCGCGGCCAGCTGAAGATGGTGGACAGCTTCCATCGGACGAGCCTGCAGTACGGCATATCCTGCCTGAAGCGACTAAACTACGATCGTACCGCGCTCGAGGAACGACGAAAGGCGTCCGAAAACAGTCTCAGCGATGTGCTGGTGTGGACAAACGATCGCACAATGCGGTGGGTGCAGAGCGTTGGGTTGAAG GAGTATGCCAACAATCTGCTCGAGTCCGGCATACACGGCGCACTGATAGCGTTAGACGAAAGCTTCGATGCTAATTCCATGGCCCTAGCATTGCAAattccaacacaaaacacacag GCTAGACAAATTTTAGGCACGGAATTTAACAAACTACTCGAACTGTCGACCGAACGGCGCACGGATCGAGATTCAATCAAATCTTGA
- the LOC126556799 gene encoding liprin-alpha-1 isoform X1, which translates to MWNMMCDVMPTISEDTISQRSSQFSGEDANFEQLMVSMLDERDKLMDSLRETQQRMADMEMKIQEVEKERDSLQRQIAANLPQEFSTLTKELTQARETLLERDEEIGELKAERNNTRLLLEHLECLVSRHERSLRMTVVKRQAASQSGVSSEVEVLKALKSLFEHHKALDEKVRERLRISLEKNNELEEELNQTKEELQQYKSGVLSNQSDPSLDSSSEKKDALKNGEAGEMIDYSAKTHELQTIIEKQTAELSQWQRRVSDLNTKINEMEENMCKLQKEYTKSQEACVKLQRDLRENVAQKEDQEERIATLEKRYLNAQRESTSLHDLNEKLEQELRHKEAQLKLQEGKIAAIQEKLELSDQKLAQFSKLPEMEEQLKARMEALTQVGKQAQERHGSAEDRITRLENSVEEKNAEVMRLNQRLKMNEEHNQRLSSTVDKLLAESNDRLQVHLKERMTALEEKNTLTQELDKARKYAEELCQEKSDMLKEIAKNRLEMETFKRQILQQEIAYNIQQTEALTRSLSPNAVGNASANSGFSRSGSATFSTHSLRRNKSTLEEEHFNRSMAEQDWNKLQHMTNAQVFDGGVLDGGADEADNLFGTGDIISPTGHTDAQTLAIMLQEQLDAINNEIRLIQEEKQSTEARAEELESRVGSLEHMNLLARGRSMDRQSPPLSGSSTPNSPNRDYLQKYHTAPASMSPAHLHQYVTTLNQVPLSESLPSSQVQLAHLQSELQHDDMGNADHDMSAGGIGGGDTSSGGTISPATARTMRLERFALALAHSQEELKRRSQGVVHGSEFPSESRNHFVPSNTYGMSPLNSRHGSQESLKHLSMVSSLSSLQTPTASRGGDAVSAAQKKKGIKSSLGRFFSKKEKVKGVKDSSMPDGSTSMMSMSGLSLISDIDSTYDNISVSGYKPPGKSNPIDYTRQKKKEHDYRHDLLGEAMKAGTPFALWNGPTIVAWLELWVGMPAWYVAACRANVKSGAIMSALSDTEIQREIGISNPLHRLKLRLAIQEMVSLTSPSAPQTTRTTLAFGDMNHEWIGNYWLPSLGLPQYRTTFMECLVDARMLDHLNKKDLRGQLKMVDSFHRTSLQYGISCLKRLNYDRTALEERRKASENSLSDVLVWTNDRTMRWVQSVGLKEYANNLLESGIHGALIALDESFDANSMALALQIPTQNTQARQILGTEFNKLLELSTERRTDRDSIKS; encoded by the exons ATGTGGAACATGATGTGCGACGTGATGCCGACGATCTCGGAGGACACCATCTCCCAGCGGTCGTCCCAGTTCAGCGGCGAGGATGCCAACTTCGAGCAGCTGATGGTGTCGATGCTGGACGAGCGGGACAAGCTGATGGACAGCTTGCGCGAAACCCAGCAGCGGATGGCGGACATGGAGATGAAAAtccaggaggtggaaaagGAGCGGGACAGTCTGCAGCGCCAGATTGCGGCCAACTTACCACAG GAATTCTCGACACTAACCAAAGAGCTAACGCAGGCCCGCGAGACGCTGCTCGAACGAGATGAAGAAATCGGAGAGCTGAAGGCGGAACGGAATAATACCAGG CTCCTGTTGGAACATCTCGAGTGTCTAGTGTCCCGGCACGAGCGTTCGTTACGCATGACGGTGGTGAAGCGGCAGGCGGCATCCCAGAGCGGCGTGTCAAGCGAGGTGGAGGTGTTGAAGGCCCTAAAGAGTTTGTTCGAGCACCACAAGGCGTTGGATGAGAAG GTTCGCGAACGGCTCCGAATATCGTTAGAGAAAAACAATGAGCTGGAAGAGGAACTCAACCAAACCAAAGAGGAG CTTCAACAATACAAATCCGGCGTATTGTCTAACCAATCGGATCCCTCGTTGGACAGTAGCAGTGAAAAGAAG GACGCTTTGAAAAATGGTGAAGCGGGAGAAATGATCGATTACAGTGCGAAAACGCACGAGCTTCAAACGATCATCGAGAAGCAGACGGCCGAACTTTCCCAGTGGCAGAGGCGGGTGTCCGATCTCAACACCAAGATCAACGAGATGGAGGAGAACATGTGCAAGCTGCAGAAGGAGTATACCAAATCGCAGGAAGCGTGCGTGAAGCTGCAGCGCGATCTGCGCGAAAACGTTGCCCAGAAGGAGGACCAAGAGGAACGTATCGCCACGCTCGAGAAGCGCTATCTGAATGCACAGCGCGAATCCACCTCGTTGCACGATCTAAACGAAAAGCTTGAACAGGAATTGCGCCACAAGGAGGCTCAACTGAAG CTGCAAGAAGGCAAGATAGCAGCGATACAAGAGAAGCTTGAACTATCGGACCAAAAGTTGGCCCAGTTTTCGAAGTTGCCCGAAATGGAGGAGCAGCTGAAGGCTCGTATGGAAGCCCTAACACAGGTAGGCAAGCAG GCACAAGAGCGGCACGGTTCCGCGGAGGACAGGATCACGCGGCTGGAGAACAGTGTGGAGGAAAAGAATGCGGAAGTGATGCGTCTGAATCAAAGACTGAAGATGAACGAGGAGCACAATCAGCGGCTATCGTCGACGGTGGACAAACTGTTGGCCGAGTCGAACGATCGGCTGCAGGTCCATTTGAAGGAACGCATGACGGCACTGGAGGAGAAAAATACGCTCACGCAAGAGCTCGACAAGGCGCGCAAGTACGCCGAGGAGCTGTGCCAGGAGAAATCCGATATGCTCAAGGAGATCGCCAAAAACCGGCTAGAGATGGAAACGTTCAAGCGTCAAATTTTGCAACAG GAAATTGCGTACAACATCCAGCAAACGGAAGCACTTACCAGAAGCTTATCACCAAACGCGGTCGGCAATGCGTCGGCAAACAGTGGCTTTTCGCGCAGCGGTTCGGCCACCTTCAGCACGCACAGTTTGCGGAGGAACAAATCGACGCTCGAGGAGGAACACTTTAACCGCTCGATGGCGGAACAGGACTGGAACAAACTGCAGCACATGACCAATGCACAAGTATTTGACGGAGGTGTGCTGGATGGCGGCGCGGACGAAGCGGACAATCTGTTCGGCACGGGCGACATTATCTCACCGACCGGGCACACCGATGCACAAACACTGGCCATCATGCTTCAGGAGCAGCTGGACGCAATCAATAATGAAATCAG GTTAATACAGGAGGAAAAGCAGTCCACGGAGGCACGAGCAGAGGAGCTAGAATCTCGTGTCGGCAGCTTAGAGCACATGAATCTTCTAGCCCGCGGACGGTCCATGGATCGCCAGAGTCCACCGCTTAGTGGTAGCAGCACACCAAACAGTCCAAACCGGGACTATCTTCAAAAGTATCACACG GCGCCAGCGTCGATGTCGCCAGCGCATTTGCATCAATACGTTACCACTTTGAATCAAGTTCCGTTGTCCGAATCGTTACCCTCTAGCCAA GTACAGCTGGCGCATCTTCAGTCGGAATTGCAGCACGATGACATGGGCAACGCAGATCACGACATGTCGGCAGGTGGTATTGGTGGAGGTGACACTAGTTCAGGAGGAACCATATCTCCGGCCACCGCACGCACGATGCGACTGGAACGTTTCGCACTAGCACTAGCTCACAGCCAAGAGGAGTTAAAACG ACGATCGCAAGGAGTCGTGCATGGATCGGAATTTCCGAGCGAGTCCAG GAACCATTTTGTACCCAGTAATACGTACGGAATGTCACCGCTCAATTCACGCCATGGAAGCCAGGAATCGTTGAAACACTTAAGTATGGTTAGCTCACTAAGTTCTCTGCAAACGCCAACCGCCAGCCGGGGAGGAGATGCCGTATCGGCGgcacagaagaagaagggcATCAAGTCCAGTTTGGGACGGTTCTTTAGTAAAAAGGAGAAG GTTAAGGGCGTTAAGGATTCCTCTATGCCAGACGGTTCTACCAGCATGATGTCCATGAGTGGGCTATCGCTTATCAGCGACATTGATTCCACGTACGATAATATCAGCGTATCTGGCTACAAACCACCGGGCAAGTCGAATCCGATCGATTACACCcggcagaagaaaaa GGAACACGACTACAGACACGATCTGCTGGGTGAAGCGATGAAAGCTGGCACACCGTTCGCACTGTGGAACGGACCAACGATCGTGGCCTGGCTGGAGCTGTGGGTCGGTATGCCGGCCTGGTATGTGGCGGCTTGCCGTGCCAACGTGAAATCTGGTGCCATCATGAGCGCGCTGAGCGATACGGAGATACAGCGTGAAATCGGTATCAGCAATCCACTGCACCGGCTAAAACTACGTCTTGCCATACAGGAAATGGTGTCTCTGACGTCACCATCGGCCCCACAAACTACACGAACAACGCTGGCATTTG GAGACATGAATCACGAATGGATAGGAAACTATTGGTTGCCTAGCTTGGGTCTACCTCAGTACCGTACGACGTTCATGGAGTGTCTGGTGGACGCTCGCATGCTCGATCACCTCAATAAAAAGGACCTGCGCGGCCAGCTGAAGATGGTGGACAGCTTCCATCGGACGAGCCTGCAGTACGGCATATCCTGCCTGAAGCGACTAAACTACGATCGTACCGCGCTCGAGGAACGACGAAAGGCGTCCGAAAACAGTCTCAGCGATGTGCTGGTGTGGACAAACGATCGCACAATGCGGTGGGTGCAGAGCGTTGGGTTGAAG GAGTATGCCAACAATCTGCTCGAGTCCGGCATACACGGCGCACTGATAGCGTTAGACGAAAGCTTCGATGCTAATTCCATGGCCCTAGCATTGCAAattccaacacaaaacacacag GCTAGACAAATTTTAGGCACGGAATTTAACAAACTACTCGAACTGTCGACCGAACGGCGCACGGATCGAGATTCAATCAAATCTTGA
- the LOC126556799 gene encoding liprin-alpha-1 isoform X3, which yields MWNMMCDVMPTISEDTISQRSSQFSGEDANFEQLMVSMLDERDKLMDSLRETQQRMADMEMKIQEVEKERDSLQRQIAANLPQEFSTLTKELTQARETLLERDEEIGELKAERNNTRLLLEHLECLVSRHERSLRMTVVKRQAASQSGVSSEVEVLKALKSLFEHHKALDEKVRERLRISLEKNNELEEELNQTKEELQQYKSGVLSNQSDPSLDSSSEKKDALKNGEAGEMIDYSAKTHELQTIIEKQTAELSQWQRRVSDLNTKINEMEENMCKLQKEYTKSQEACVKLQRDLRENVAQKEDQEERIATLEKRYLNAQRESTSLHDLNEKLEQELRHKEAQLKLQEGKIAAIQEKLELSDQKLAQFSKLPEMEEQLKARMEALTQVGKQAQERHGSAEDRITRLENSVEEKNAEVMRLNQRLKMNEEHNQRLSSTVDKLLAESNDRLQVHLKERMTALEEKNTLTQELDKARKYAEELCQEKSDMLKEIAKNRLEMETFKRQILQQEIAYNIQQTEALTRSLSPNAVGNASANSGFSRSGSATFSTHSLRRNKSTLEEEHFNRSMAEQDWNKLQHMTNAQVFDGGVLDGGADEADNLFGTGDIISPTGHTDAQTLAIMLQEQLDAINNEIRLIQEEKQSTEARAEELESRVGSLEHMNLLARGRSMDRQSPPLSGSSTPNSPNRDYLQKYHTVQLAHLQSELQHDDMGNADHDMSAGGIGGGDTSSGGTISPATARTMRLERFALALAHSQEELKRRSQGVVHGSEFPSESRNHFVPSNTYGMSPLNSRHGSQESLKHLSMVSSLSSLQTPTASRGGDAVSAAQKKKGIKSSLGRFFSKKEKVKGVKDSSMPDGSTSMMSMSGLSLISDIDSTYDNISVSGYKPPGKSNPIDYTRQKKKEHDYRHDLLGEAMKAGTPFALWNGPTIVAWLELWVGMPAWYVAACRANVKSGAIMSALSDTEIQREIGISNPLHRLKLRLAIQEMVSLTSPSAPQTTRTTLAFGDMNHEWIGNYWLPSLGLPQYRTTFMECLVDARMLDHLNKKDLRGQLKMVDSFHRTSLQYGISCLKRLNYDRTALEERRKASENSLSDVLVWTNDRTMRWVQSVGLKEYANNLLESGIHGALIALDESFDANSMALALQIPTQNTQARQILGTEFNKLLELSTERRTDRDSIKS from the exons ATGTGGAACATGATGTGCGACGTGATGCCGACGATCTCGGAGGACACCATCTCCCAGCGGTCGTCCCAGTTCAGCGGCGAGGATGCCAACTTCGAGCAGCTGATGGTGTCGATGCTGGACGAGCGGGACAAGCTGATGGACAGCTTGCGCGAAACCCAGCAGCGGATGGCGGACATGGAGATGAAAAtccaggaggtggaaaagGAGCGGGACAGTCTGCAGCGCCAGATTGCGGCCAACTTACCACAG GAATTCTCGACACTAACCAAAGAGCTAACGCAGGCCCGCGAGACGCTGCTCGAACGAGATGAAGAAATCGGAGAGCTGAAGGCGGAACGGAATAATACCAGG CTCCTGTTGGAACATCTCGAGTGTCTAGTGTCCCGGCACGAGCGTTCGTTACGCATGACGGTGGTGAAGCGGCAGGCGGCATCCCAGAGCGGCGTGTCAAGCGAGGTGGAGGTGTTGAAGGCCCTAAAGAGTTTGTTCGAGCACCACAAGGCGTTGGATGAGAAG GTTCGCGAACGGCTCCGAATATCGTTAGAGAAAAACAATGAGCTGGAAGAGGAACTCAACCAAACCAAAGAGGAG CTTCAACAATACAAATCCGGCGTATTGTCTAACCAATCGGATCCCTCGTTGGACAGTAGCAGTGAAAAGAAG GACGCTTTGAAAAATGGTGAAGCGGGAGAAATGATCGATTACAGTGCGAAAACGCACGAGCTTCAAACGATCATCGAGAAGCAGACGGCCGAACTTTCCCAGTGGCAGAGGCGGGTGTCCGATCTCAACACCAAGATCAACGAGATGGAGGAGAACATGTGCAAGCTGCAGAAGGAGTATACCAAATCGCAGGAAGCGTGCGTGAAGCTGCAGCGCGATCTGCGCGAAAACGTTGCCCAGAAGGAGGACCAAGAGGAACGTATCGCCACGCTCGAGAAGCGCTATCTGAATGCACAGCGCGAATCCACCTCGTTGCACGATCTAAACGAAAAGCTTGAACAGGAATTGCGCCACAAGGAGGCTCAACTGAAG CTGCAAGAAGGCAAGATAGCAGCGATACAAGAGAAGCTTGAACTATCGGACCAAAAGTTGGCCCAGTTTTCGAAGTTGCCCGAAATGGAGGAGCAGCTGAAGGCTCGTATGGAAGCCCTAACACAGGTAGGCAAGCAG GCACAAGAGCGGCACGGTTCCGCGGAGGACAGGATCACGCGGCTGGAGAACAGTGTGGAGGAAAAGAATGCGGAAGTGATGCGTCTGAATCAAAGACTGAAGATGAACGAGGAGCACAATCAGCGGCTATCGTCGACGGTGGACAAACTGTTGGCCGAGTCGAACGATCGGCTGCAGGTCCATTTGAAGGAACGCATGACGGCACTGGAGGAGAAAAATACGCTCACGCAAGAGCTCGACAAGGCGCGCAAGTACGCCGAGGAGCTGTGCCAGGAGAAATCCGATATGCTCAAGGAGATCGCCAAAAACCGGCTAGAGATGGAAACGTTCAAGCGTCAAATTTTGCAACAG GAAATTGCGTACAACATCCAGCAAACGGAAGCACTTACCAGAAGCTTATCACCAAACGCGGTCGGCAATGCGTCGGCAAACAGTGGCTTTTCGCGCAGCGGTTCGGCCACCTTCAGCACGCACAGTTTGCGGAGGAACAAATCGACGCTCGAGGAGGAACACTTTAACCGCTCGATGGCGGAACAGGACTGGAACAAACTGCAGCACATGACCAATGCACAAGTATTTGACGGAGGTGTGCTGGATGGCGGCGCGGACGAAGCGGACAATCTGTTCGGCACGGGCGACATTATCTCACCGACCGGGCACACCGATGCACAAACACTGGCCATCATGCTTCAGGAGCAGCTGGACGCAATCAATAATGAAATCAG GTTAATACAGGAGGAAAAGCAGTCCACGGAGGCACGAGCAGAGGAGCTAGAATCTCGTGTCGGCAGCTTAGAGCACATGAATCTTCTAGCCCGCGGACGGTCCATGGATCGCCAGAGTCCACCGCTTAGTGGTAGCAGCACACCAAACAGTCCAAACCGGGACTATCTTCAAAAGTATCACACG GTACAGCTGGCGCATCTTCAGTCGGAATTGCAGCACGATGACATGGGCAACGCAGATCACGACATGTCGGCAGGTGGTATTGGTGGAGGTGACACTAGTTCAGGAGGAACCATATCTCCGGCCACCGCACGCACGATGCGACTGGAACGTTTCGCACTAGCACTAGCTCACAGCCAAGAGGAGTTAAAACG ACGATCGCAAGGAGTCGTGCATGGATCGGAATTTCCGAGCGAGTCCAG GAACCATTTTGTACCCAGTAATACGTACGGAATGTCACCGCTCAATTCACGCCATGGAAGCCAGGAATCGTTGAAACACTTAAGTATGGTTAGCTCACTAAGTTCTCTGCAAACGCCAACCGCCAGCCGGGGAGGAGATGCCGTATCGGCGgcacagaagaagaagggcATCAAGTCCAGTTTGGGACGGTTCTTTAGTAAAAAGGAGAAG GTTAAGGGCGTTAAGGATTCCTCTATGCCAGACGGTTCTACCAGCATGATGTCCATGAGTGGGCTATCGCTTATCAGCGACATTGATTCCACGTACGATAATATCAGCGTATCTGGCTACAAACCACCGGGCAAGTCGAATCCGATCGATTACACCcggcagaagaaaaa GGAACACGACTACAGACACGATCTGCTGGGTGAAGCGATGAAAGCTGGCACACCGTTCGCACTGTGGAACGGACCAACGATCGTGGCCTGGCTGGAGCTGTGGGTCGGTATGCCGGCCTGGTATGTGGCGGCTTGCCGTGCCAACGTGAAATCTGGTGCCATCATGAGCGCGCTGAGCGATACGGAGATACAGCGTGAAATCGGTATCAGCAATCCACTGCACCGGCTAAAACTACGTCTTGCCATACAGGAAATGGTGTCTCTGACGTCACCATCGGCCCCACAAACTACACGAACAACGCTGGCATTTG GAGACATGAATCACGAATGGATAGGAAACTATTGGTTGCCTAGCTTGGGTCTACCTCAGTACCGTACGACGTTCATGGAGTGTCTGGTGGACGCTCGCATGCTCGATCACCTCAATAAAAAGGACCTGCGCGGCCAGCTGAAGATGGTGGACAGCTTCCATCGGACGAGCCTGCAGTACGGCATATCCTGCCTGAAGCGACTAAACTACGATCGTACCGCGCTCGAGGAACGACGAAAGGCGTCCGAAAACAGTCTCAGCGATGTGCTGGTGTGGACAAACGATCGCACAATGCGGTGGGTGCAGAGCGTTGGGTTGAAG GAGTATGCCAACAATCTGCTCGAGTCCGGCATACACGGCGCACTGATAGCGTTAGACGAAAGCTTCGATGCTAATTCCATGGCCCTAGCATTGCAAattccaacacaaaacacacag GCTAGACAAATTTTAGGCACGGAATTTAACAAACTACTCGAACTGTCGACCGAACGGCGCACGGATCGAGATTCAATCAAATCTTGA